The following nucleotide sequence is from Tistrella bauzanensis.
TGCGGCAAGGAAGATGCCAAGCGTCAGCGCCCGGCTGGCGGTGGTGACATCGCCCCGGACGGCACGCGGCAGACGGCTGATGATGCCGGAAGACATGGCGGACGACCCTTAATGCAAATTTTTTGCGTTAAGCCGGTTTACCGTGTTTCCGCTCGACACTAAAGCTATTTTTTTGCATCAGTGCCGGCATATCGATATCGATATGCGGATGGAGGACAGCGCAATGATGGCGAAGGACGGCCTTCGTCCGGGCGGGCGCAGTGCACGGGTTCAGGCCTCGGTTCACCAGGCGGTGCGCCGGTTGACCGCCCGCCTGGGCCGCCCCGGGGTCACCATCCCGATGGTCGCCGCCGAGGCCGGCGTCACGCCATCGACCATCTACCGGCGCTGGGGCGATCTGGCGGGCCTGCTCGCCGATGTGGCGGTTGAGCGGATGCAGCCGGACACCATGCCGGTCGATACCGGCGGGCTGGTCACCGATCTCGATCTATGGTTCGAGCAATATGCCGAGGAAATGTCGTCAGGGCCCGGCCGCGACATGCTGAAGGACATCCTGGCAGCCGGCCCCGAGCCGGACCGCATGGCACGCTGCTGCGGCTATACCACCACTCAGCTCGACCACATCCTCGATCGCGCCGCGGCACGGGGCGAAGCGGTGCCCGCCGCCGCCGCGCTGATCGATGATGTGGTCGCGCCGATCCTCTACCGGATCCTGTTCGGCGGTGGCCCGGTCGATGCCGCGTTCTGCAGCGCCCGCATCCGCCTCGCCCTCGCCAGGGATGGCCAGCCTCAGCGGCAGCATCGAACGCCGTGAACCCGTGGGCGCGCCTCAGCGCTTGCGCACGAATTCCGTCCGCAGAACCAGGCCCTTCACCGCCTCGTGCCGGCAGTCGATCTCGTCGTCATTCGCGGTCAGGCGGATCGACTTGATCACCGTGCCCTGTTTCAGGGTCTGGTTGGTGCCCTTCACCTTCAGGTCTTTGATCAAGGTCACCGCGTCCCCATCGCTGAGTGCATTACCCGCCGCGTCATACACCACCCGAGGGCCGGCAGCAGCCGCGGCCGTCACCTCCGAGGCCGGGCGCCACTCGCCGCTGGCCTCGTCATAAACATACTCGTCCTGCGCGTCGTCGTGATCGGCCATGATCTGGGTCTCCGGTCCTGTCTGTGTGGGAGAAAGCGAAAGGCAAGCGGCTGGGGCCTCCTGCCCTGCCGCTTATAGCAGATGCCGGGCGCCGACGCTGTGTGGAGGCGCGCGGCACGCGCGAGCGCGCCTGTGGGGGGCGAGTCCGCAGCCCGCACCCATGCGACGTCACGCGCTGGTGCCGCGGACACGGACCAAGGGCGGCGAACCGCGCTTATATTGTCTCGGCGTGCATTTCATGACGCGCTTGAATGCCGTGCTGAAGGCACTTTCCGACTCGTATCCGAGCGAGAGCGCGACGGCGGAGACCGAGGCGT
It contains:
- a CDS encoding alkylphosphonate utilization protein, with product MMADHDDAQDEYVYDEASGEWRPASEVTAAAAAGPRVVYDAAGNALSDGDAVTLIKDLKVKGTNQTLKQGTVIKSIRLTANDDEIDCRHEAVKGLVLRTEFVRKR
- a CDS encoding TetR/AcrR family transcriptional regulator — protein: MMAKDGLRPGGRSARVQASVHQAVRRLTARLGRPGVTIPMVAAEAGVTPSTIYRRWGDLAGLLADVAVERMQPDTMPVDTGGLVTDLDLWFEQYAEEMSSGPGRDMLKDILAAGPEPDRMARCCGYTTTQLDHILDRAAARGEAVPAAAALIDDVVAPILYRILFGGGPVDAAFCSARIRLALARDGQPQRQHRTP